In one window of Oceanotoga teriensis DNA:
- a CDS encoding carbohydrate ABC transporter permease, with translation MTKKYSTSSVFSYIILIIIAIIFLVPFYVTVITSFKPLSEISISDMWNLPNNISFDGFKVAFSKLGPNLFNSFLLTIPATIISAFIGSINGFAFSKLKFKFSNVIFAIILFGMFIPYQSVLFPLIQFFQKIGLYGTIPALIIIHVIYGIPITTLMFKNYYEEIPDSLIEAASIDGASFSKTYSKIILPISIPGFVVTAIWQFTNIWNEFLFAVTVTSNPDRQPITVALVNLAGSQVVEWNVQMAGALVAALPTLIVYIVLGKYFLKGLLSGSVKG, from the coding sequence ATGACTAAAAAATATTCTACTTCATCTGTTTTTTCTTATATCATTTTAATTATTATCGCTATTATTTTTTTGGTTCCTTTTTATGTCACTGTTATCACCAGTTTTAAACCTTTATCTGAAATCTCTATATCCGATATGTGGAACTTACCAAATAACATTTCTTTTGATGGTTTTAAAGTCGCTTTTTCTAAGCTTGGACCTAATTTGTTTAATAGTTTTTTATTGACTATTCCGGCTACTATCATCTCAGCTTTTATTGGTTCTATTAATGGGTTCGCTTTTTCTAAATTGAAGTTTAAGTTTTCAAACGTTATTTTTGCTATAATATTGTTTGGTATGTTTATACCTTATCAGTCTGTTTTATTTCCTTTGATTCAATTTTTTCAAAAAATAGGCCTTTATGGTACTATTCCAGCTTTGATTATTATTCATGTTATTTATGGTATTCCTATCACAACTTTGATGTTTAAAAATTATTATGAGGAAATTCCTGATTCTTTGATCGAAGCTGCTTCTATTGATGGTGCTAGCTTTTCTAAAACTTATTCTAAAATTATTTTACCTATTTCTATTCCTGGTTTCGTTGTTACTGCTATTTGGCAATTTACAAATATTTGGAATGAATTTTTGTTCGCCGTTACTGTTACTTCTAATCCGGATCGTCAACCTATTACCGTCGCTCTTGTTAATCTCGCTGGTTCTCAAGTCGTTGAGTGGAATGTTCAAATGGCAGGTGCTTTGGTTGCTGCTTTACCCACTCTTATCGTTTATATCGTTCTTGGTAAGTATTTCTTAAAAGGTCTTTTATCTGGTTCTGTTAAAGGTTAA